The sequence ACCACGAGGGCCCGCTGAAAAAGCTATGACGCAGCTCAGCCGTAAAGCCTAGTATAAATCCGAGTACGCACATTGGTTTAATAATGTTTCATTCGGCAACGCAGACAGAAGAGTGCTAAAGCTGACAAACGAAGCGATACAAACGAAGCACAAAGCAACATCAAAGCTAGTGGAGAATCAGGAACACCAGTACACACTGCAGCCACACTTTCAAAGATTTCCACCACTTCCAGCGCGGCGCTAGCGTAGCTAGTGAGTTACCAACGGTATCAATTGTGCGAGAAAGTACGAAACCATTTACTCTGAGCGCTGACAATTTCGCACCCAACGCAAACGTCTTGCTCTTAACTTTTATATTTTCTAGCGCGGCATGGTTGCTGATTTGTTACGAATTAAAAGAAGTGATGATTTAAGAAATCACACGAGACCAAGCACCTCGAACTCTCGCGACTCATCGAGCTGCATTTGCATGTCGCTGTGTATATGTATACGAAAAAATTCGCAAAATGGAAGGAAGTTCCAGAAAATCAAAAAGAAGATAAAAGGAAAACTGATCTGCGTGTGATCGTTTCTCCCGTGAaggatagccaaccggacgtccgtcaacctccctgccttttattGTGTCATCTCTCATTGGAATTTCTCAGAATGTTTCGAAGAAGAAGCTTTAATTCTAGTCCTCTGGGGATCGAACCTAGGACAAACGCTTTTCCGAGCGGTCACTCTACCTTTTAAACTAACCAGAAGGCTAGGAAGTGCCACAGCGATTGTCAACTATATGTGAAAAAGGACGGAAAAGCAAATCCCCTCTGCTGAAATTCAGAGCCGATTAAATTCGGTTACTTATTTACCTCTGGGAACTTTAGATTTCCGTTCTAAAAGCAATACTTTGTAATCGAGGCAACGACAGTAAACAAACGTTCCCCTTTAAGTTTCTTTAAATATGTTGCACGAAACATGCGTTGGTATTTTTGACAAGGACCCGCTCTTCGGCGGTTAGAGACGATTCACGTGGCCCACTATACTCTCTGCACGTCGCTTTTTGTTTCCGAGTCCACTACACGTCCTACACTTTCAGCATTGCTAAGTATTCTGCATGGTACGTACTTGGTGCTCTCTGTCACGGTCGCTGAGGTTGCAGGACAGCTTGTAATAAATATTGGTGAACACGTTCCTTCTACATGAGCGCGCAGATTGCAATAATTTATTACCAAAAGCAAAACAAGTTCTACAACAAGCTTGTTTCTTTAGCGACCTTATGCCCCAGCAATAACATATTTACATAAGCTACGCTGAATAAATGGAAAACCAACCCGGACACAATGACGGACATCGCAGTCGGCAGCACCTCAACATTCAACCCGATTAAGGGCATCCTCCACATCGGCCACCACCGCCTCCTTCGTCTTTCCGGTGATCTTTTGCAGCTTGTTAATGAGACAGGCACTAGAACGCACTTTCTTCAGAGCATCTGCCCCCTCCTCATCGTCGACGTCACCACCCGCTCTGACGAACTCGACAGCCCGGTCCAGGAGACGAACATTCCTGTCCAGGAGCTCCGCCATCTCGGATACGCCTTCCACATCGTCGTCCGGGTCCCACGCCACCATGAGATGCGTTACCGTATAGTTCTTCCTGAGGCCCTCCAAGACGACAGCGAGTTCTTCACTCCTTATTCCGTAGTACTCGCAGATGTTCACCTCATTCAAAACGTCGTTGGTGGCCAGTAGTTCCGACAGGGAGGCTGCGATCTCGGGAGTCACAAGCTCCGCGTACATGGAGAAGGTCGTCACCGACCGGTTCTCCCGCAGAGCGTCCAAAACCCTGACCAGGGTCTCGGCTCGGTCCACGGTCATGAGGTTCTGGACGCGAGTGAGAGTTGTGGTTCGCTGCAAGACGGACACCAGGCCGTCGGTGAGCGCGTCAAATATTTTGCCACTCGGGTAGAAGTGCAGTGTCCGCACAGTCGTGTTTGTCGCGACGGCGTCGAAGAACTCCCGCAGATCATCCTCAGACACCGATTCTGTGACGTCGACGGAAACGTCAGCGCAGTGTCTGTCTTCGCGCAGCAGCCTGGTCAGGTGGGGCAGAAAGTTTTGCTTCCACAAGATGTACATCCTCTTGAAGGTGTCCGCATACTTCTCGTCCTGAAACAGCACTTGGACGTCTTCTTCCTCCAGGTCCACTTCGAAGATATCTACCATCTCTAGCGACGAGTTTACCGTCAGCGTGTCCGCGAAAGCGAGCACGGTGCGGGACGTCAGGGTGTTATTAGCGAGCACGAGCTTTTTGAGGGTTCCATTTATAGTGAGCGCTTCGGCAAGCGAGGAGGCCCCATCGTCGCTGATTTCGTTGGACCACAGGCTCAGCTCTTCCAGGCGAAAGTTGTCCTGCAAGAAGAACGCAACGTCCATGGCGAAGTGGTCGCCGATCTCGCTGCACGACAGATGCAACACGCGCAGGTTTCCGAAG comes from Dermacentor andersoni chromosome 9, qqDerAnde1_hic_scaffold, whole genome shotgun sequence and encodes:
- the LOC126528398 gene encoding uncharacterized protein, which produces MSGDLCEDPSAGGVELSDVLKKGLRANADGDACSGTVGDGDVVAKAIRLEYKADLSVDEARVLRRAFSTEGFVKKLKLFGVPLNVCKIVLEDLDESSSLEELELFGIESEEEEFSVNLSGIFGNLRVLHLSCSEIGDHFAMDVAFFLQDNFRLEELSLWSNEISDDGASSLAEALTINGTLKKLVLANNTLTSRTVLAFADTLTVNSSLEMVDIFEVDLEEEDVQVLFQDEKYADTFKRMYILWKQNFLPHLTRLLREDRHCADVSVDVTESVSEDDLREFFDAVATNTTVRTLHFYPSGKIFDALTDGLVSVLQRTTTLTRVQNLMTVDRAETLVRVLDALRENRSVTTFSMYAELVTPEIAASLSELLATNDVLNEVNICEYYGIRSEELAVVLEGLRKNYTVTHLMVAWDPDDDVEGVSEMAELLDRNVRLLDRAVEFVRAGGDVDDEEGADALKKVRSSACLINKLQKITGKTKEAVVADVEDALNRVEC